A region of Domibacillus sp. DTU_2020_1001157_1_SI_ALB_TIR_016 DNA encodes the following proteins:
- a CDS encoding endospore germination permease, giving the protein MGEKMKREASISTWQLFFFMLQTYVGSGILSLPYDVHQVAGKDGWLSILLMGFYMQIGIIVIWLLASRFPNKALPEFLPLIVGRAISVLIIALYMFLFFMTTSQILAVFLSIAADWAFPRTPPIVFAVIVTAITVYLIQEDIRVIARFHVLMSFFLMGVLMIFLFILKYLNVYYLLPIGSSGVQNIVAGAQKAIYSLAGMEMLLWLFPLTQANNKGKWKAAAGASLAATTLFTLLALCAFSFFSTAKLKHIPEPIIYMIKSIEFGIVERLDLIFLVFWAVFSITSFMNYFYLAALSAASITKAKHHKTAVYVLSLLIIPMSVYTNNAESIKMIGGFLSWSYHVFLFFIPLFLLVIAMIRRKRESTG; this is encoded by the coding sequence GTGGGTGAAAAAATGAAAAGGGAAGCAAGCATTTCAACCTGGCAGCTCTTTTTCTTTATGCTGCAAACCTATGTTGGCTCTGGGATTCTCTCTCTTCCATACGACGTGCATCAAGTGGCAGGAAAAGACGGCTGGTTATCGATCCTACTGATGGGCTTTTACATGCAGATAGGAATTATCGTGATTTGGCTGCTGGCTTCCCGCTTTCCCAATAAGGCATTACCTGAATTTTTGCCGCTCATTGTCGGACGAGCGATTAGTGTGCTGATTATAGCGCTTTATATGTTCTTATTTTTTATGACAACCAGCCAGATATTAGCAGTTTTTCTTTCGATTGCCGCAGATTGGGCGTTCCCTCGTACACCACCCATTGTGTTTGCGGTCATTGTTACCGCTATTACAGTCTATTTGATTCAAGAAGATATTCGGGTGATCGCTCGGTTTCACGTACTGATGTCCTTTTTTCTGATGGGTGTGCTCATGATTTTTCTCTTTATATTGAAGTACTTGAATGTTTATTATTTACTGCCCATTGGGTCTTCCGGTGTACAGAACATTGTAGCAGGCGCCCAAAAAGCCATTTATTCATTAGCTGGAATGGAAATGCTGCTCTGGCTTTTTCCCCTTACTCAGGCGAACAATAAAGGAAAATGGAAAGCCGCTGCAGGAGCAAGCCTTGCCGCCACTACTCTATTTACATTGCTTGCGCTTTGCGCATTTAGTTTTTTTAGCACAGCTAAGTTAAAACACATCCCAGAACCGATCATTTATATGATTAAATCAATTGAATTTGGTATCGTGGAACGACTGGATCTTATTTTTCTTGTTTTTTGGGCTGTTTTCTCCATTACTTCGTTTATGAACTATTTCTACTTAGCTGCATTGAGTGCAGCTAGCATCACTAAAGCGAAGCATCATAAAACAGCTGTTTATGTTCTCAGTCTCCTTATTATACCGATGTCTGTTTATACGAATAATGCCGAGTCGATCAAAATGATTGGAGGTTTCCTCAGTTGGTCCTATCATGTTTTTTTATTTTTCATTCCCTTATTTTTACTTGTTATCGCCATGATTAGGAGAAAGCGGGAGAGTACGGGATGA
- a CDS encoding MEDS domain-containing protein, protein MESTHLIEVNEIKNLTKGHVLYFFENQNQYISNVVDFIISGLELNEYSIIIENDRITSLIKKRLTELSNESRLEKVTFVNNYDFYYAKGDFRINSIFDYLPKLVKGYSEPDLVVRSWAHIEWREERNVSKKLLDSENEANKIVTETKLLSVCAYDSERVSKEFREALLKCHNFLINE, encoded by the coding sequence TTGGAAAGTACGCATTTAATAGAAGTTAATGAAATTAAAAACCTTACCAAGGGCCATGTATTATATTTTTTCGAGAATCAGAATCAGTATATTTCAAATGTGGTCGACTTTATCATTTCAGGTTTAGAACTCAATGAATATTCTATCATTATAGAAAATGACCGAATTACTTCGTTGATTAAAAAAAGACTTACAGAGTTATCGAATGAAAGCCGCTTAGAAAAAGTGACATTCGTTAATAATTATGACTTCTATTATGCAAAGGGAGACTTTAGAATCAATTCTATTTTCGATTATCTCCCGAAATTAGTAAAAGGTTATTCAGAACCAGATTTAGTTGTCCGAAGCTGGGCTCATATAGAATGGCGGGAGGAGCGGAACGTAAGTAAAAAATTATTAGATTCTGAAAATGAAGCGAATAAAATTGTTACCGAAACAAAACTTCTTTCTGTTTGTGCCTACGATTCAGAAAGAGTTAGTAAAGAATTTAGGGAAGCCCTCCTAAAATGCCACAATTTTCTTATAAATGAGTAA
- a CDS encoding DNA polymerase gives MVRPIDDEHLPRRDVFCIDVKSFFASVEAVRRRIHPLYAYVIVIAHKERSGSVVLAASPRVKKEFGIKTGSRNYEIPKDPRLIIVEPSMALYLKVNKMILDIFRRFVAEEDLHCYSIDEAFLDVTASRRLFGDKFTIARTIQRTVWQELRLVVTIGIGDNPLLAKLALDNEGKNAPNGISYWSYEDVPAKVWAIDPITDMWGISNGYAKALYNIGVESVKDIAHADKWKLKRKFGVLGEQLYYHAWGIDYSVISEKAGAREKSFSKGQILLRDYYREDEIVIVIKEMTEDVAMRLRQHGAAAAGIALGISYSRDIEDRGFRHQIVLPRSTNKTAELCEHFVRLFKQYWDGQPVRQIHVVCSKLQPAVHEQIDLFTPPELDERRHVLDETIDQIRDRFGKKAIFHAYSLMKGGTYLQRAGHIGGHKGASF, from the coding sequence ATGGTGAGGCCTATTGATGACGAGCACCTGCCGCGCAGGGATGTATTTTGCATTGACGTGAAATCCTTCTTTGCTAGTGTAGAGGCTGTACGCCGCAGGATTCATCCGCTATATGCTTATGTGATTGTGATCGCCCATAAAGAACGGTCCGGTTCCGTGGTGCTGGCTGCCTCACCACGGGTAAAAAAAGAATTCGGTATTAAAACAGGATCACGGAATTATGAGATACCGAAGGATCCACGTTTAATCATTGTCGAACCCTCTATGGCTCTTTATTTAAAAGTAAATAAAATGATCCTGGATATTTTTCGCCGCTTTGTAGCGGAAGAAGATCTGCATTGCTATTCCATTGATGAAGCGTTTCTTGATGTAACGGCTTCAAGAAGGCTCTTTGGCGATAAATTCACGATCGCCCGCACCATTCAGCGTACGGTCTGGCAGGAGCTCCGTCTGGTTGTCACCATAGGGATTGGCGACAATCCACTGCTTGCGAAGCTGGCTCTTGATAACGAAGGAAAAAACGCTCCTAACGGGATTTCTTACTGGTCATATGAGGATGTCCCAGCTAAGGTGTGGGCGATTGACCCTATAACAGATATGTGGGGAATATCTAACGGCTATGCCAAGGCTCTTTACAATATAGGGGTTGAATCGGTAAAAGACATTGCTCACGCAGATAAGTGGAAACTAAAGCGGAAATTTGGTGTGCTGGGGGAGCAGCTTTATTATCATGCCTGGGGAATTGATTACAGCGTGATATCTGAGAAGGCAGGGGCACGTGAAAAGTCCTTTTCCAAAGGGCAGATTCTGTTAAGGGATTATTACAGGGAAGATGAGATCGTTATTGTCATCAAAGAAATGACAGAGGATGTTGCAATGCGTCTGCGCCAGCATGGAGCTGCGGCAGCAGGGATTGCGCTTGGCATATCTTACAGCCGGGATATTGAGGACCGTGGCTTCAGGCATCAAATAGTGTTGCCAAGAAGCACAAACAAAACAGCTGAACTGTGTGAGCACTTTGTCCGTCTGTTTAAACAGTATTGGGACGGTCAGCCAGTACGCCAGATCCATGTAGTGTGCAGTAAACTACAGCCGGCAGTACATGAACAGATTGATTTATTTACGCCCCCTGAACTGGATGAAAGGCGCCATGTTTTAGACGAAACAATCGATCAAATACGTGACCGTTTTGGCAAAAAAGCGATTTTTCACGCGTATAGCCTAATGAAAGGCGGCACGTATCTTCAACGAGCCGGGCATATTGGAGGGCATAAAGGGGCTTCTTTCTAA
- a CDS encoding YolD-like family protein, producing MKKLYNDRGMMKWQGLILAEHAEMMEREKSKPVKTDILFDEQQLEEFDRIIQSSLHLEREVVFKMNTFGDHDLLQVNGIVSEFCRLTGQYPYIKLKGYNSKFRLDEMVSISFAAGDDEYGEAY from the coding sequence ATGAAGAAATTGTATAACGACCGCGGAATGATGAAATGGCAGGGGCTTATCCTAGCCGAGCATGCTGAAATGATGGAAAGAGAAAAAAGCAAACCGGTGAAAACGGACATCCTATTTGACGAACAGCAGTTGGAGGAATTCGACCGAATCATTCAAAGCTCACTCCATCTGGAAAGAGAAGTGGTGTTTAAGATGAATACCTTCGGTGACCATGACCTGCTGCAGGTAAATGGGATTGTCTCAGAATTTTGCCGGCTGACCGGCCAGTATCCATATATAAAGCTGAAAGGGTATAATTCCAAGTTTCGATTAGATGAGATGGTGTCTATTTCATTTGCCGCGGGAGACGATGAATATGGTGAGGCCTATTGA
- a CDS encoding transcriptional regulator, with amino-acid sequence MLKQLSARQEKMLQFIDDYVSAKNYPPSIREIGDAVELKSSSTVKGHLDRLKASGYVTWEQGKPRTLNVVKRSAMIPMKLNA; translated from the coding sequence ATGCTTAAACAACTGTCTGCACGCCAGGAAAAAATGCTCCAGTTTATAGATGACTATGTCAGTGCGAAAAACTATCCCCCGTCTATTCGTGAAATAGGTGACGCGGTTGAGTTAAAGTCTTCTTCTACAGTAAAAGGCCATCTGGATCGTTTAAAGGCGTCCGGCTATGTAACCTGGGAACAGGGAAAGCCGCGGACATTGAATGTGGTGAAAAGAAGCGCAATGATCCCAATGAAATTAAATGCTTAA
- a CDS encoding HPr family phosphocarrier protein, whose product MRIEKKIVVCLKKGLQARIAAQFVELASSFNSEIMIIKKERSLSAKSIIGVMGAAIRSGEDIVRAFKRLGYPFKTMDYINKES is encoded by the coding sequence ATAAGGATAGAAAAAAAGATTGTTGTTTGCCTCAAAAAAGGGTTACAGGCAAGAATTGCAGCTCAATTTGTGGAGTTAGCATCTTCTTTTAACAGTGAAATCATGATTATTAAAAAAGAAAGATCATTATCAGCTAAAAGTATTATTGGGGTTATGGGCGCGGCGATTAGGTCTGGAGAAGACATCGTAAGAGCTTTTAAGCGGCTTGGCTATCCATTCAAGACAATGGATTATATAAATAAAGAATCTTGA